One region of Paenibacillus antri genomic DNA includes:
- a CDS encoding metal-sensitive transcriptional regulator translates to MINEEQVLRVEADHSSCCSTESERRSRHSEKTKSNLISRLNRIEGQLRGVRGMIEKDTYCDDVLNQIASIQSALNGVGKLLLEGHMKSCIVDRIQAGEHEVIDELLVTVNKLMK, encoded by the coding sequence ATGATAAACGAAGAACAAGTCCTGCGTGTCGAAGCGGATCACTCTTCTTGTTGTTCCACGGAGAGCGAACGGAGGAGCCGCCATTCGGAGAAGACGAAGAGCAATTTGATCTCCCGACTGAACCGGATCGAAGGTCAACTTCGCGGCGTTCGAGGCATGATCGAGAAGGATACGTATTGCGACGATGTGTTAAACCAAATCGCTTCCATTCAGTCCGCTCTCAACGGCGTGGGTAAACTCTTGCTCGAAGGGCATATGAAAAGCTGCATCGTAGACCGGATTCAAGCCGGCGAACATGAAGTCATCGACGAATTGTTGGTCACTGTAAATAAATTAATGAAATAA